In the Mycolicibacterium thermoresistibile genome, one interval contains:
- a CDS encoding acyl-CoA dehydrogenase family protein: MTTDADRVAELARRVVAEHDPNSVPIPEFLGACYDAGLSWVHFPEGLGGLALPRGLQAVADRILQGAGGPVPLGLNPMGYGMAAPTIREHAQTDELKRFWLRPLATTEDIWCQLFSEPGAGSDLAGLATSAVPDGDDWIVNGQKVWTSLAHRARWGLLLARTDPDAPKHKGLTYFVLDMHADGVETRPLRQMTGQAEFNEVYITDARIPDAHRLGAVGDGWRVAMTTLMNERSALGGSGNRRGSGTIADAVALWASRPDLHTPVMRDRLTRLWLRAEAQRLTAERSRATATVGGPGPEASIGKLVGAELNQEIYQFCMDLLGPEGVLYHSYDMDGGSGDDWRGPIQQRYLRSRANTIEGGTSEVMRNILGERVLGLPGDLRADAGMPWKEIPRG, from the coding sequence ATGACTACTGACGCGGACCGGGTCGCCGAACTCGCGCGGCGGGTGGTCGCCGAGCACGACCCCAACTCGGTGCCCATTCCGGAGTTCCTCGGCGCGTGTTATGACGCCGGACTGTCCTGGGTGCACTTCCCGGAGGGGCTCGGCGGCCTGGCCCTGCCACGCGGGTTGCAGGCCGTCGCCGACCGGATCCTGCAGGGTGCGGGTGGGCCGGTGCCGCTGGGGCTGAACCCGATGGGTTACGGCATGGCCGCTCCGACCATCCGCGAGCACGCCCAGACCGATGAGCTGAAACGGTTCTGGCTGCGACCGCTGGCCACCACCGAGGACATCTGGTGTCAGTTGTTCAGCGAGCCCGGAGCCGGGTCGGATCTGGCCGGGCTGGCCACCTCGGCGGTGCCGGACGGCGACGACTGGATCGTCAACGGGCAGAAGGTGTGGACCAGCCTGGCGCACCGCGCCCGGTGGGGGTTGCTGCTGGCCCGCACCGACCCCGACGCGCCGAAGCACAAGGGGTTGACCTATTTCGTGCTGGACATGCACGCCGACGGGGTGGAGACCCGGCCACTGCGGCAGATGACCGGACAGGCCGAGTTCAACGAGGTGTACATCACCGACGCGCGGATCCCCGACGCGCACCGGCTCGGCGCGGTCGGCGACGGCTGGCGGGTCGCGATGACCACCCTGATGAACGAGCGCAGCGCGTTGGGCGGCAGCGGCAACCGGCGCGGGTCAGGCACCATCGCCGATGCGGTCGCGTTGTGGGCGTCACGGCCCGACCTGCACACCCCGGTCATGCGGGATCGGTTGACCCGATTGTGGTTACGCGCAGAAGCTCAGCGGCTCACCGCCGAACGGTCCCGTGCCACCGCCACCGTCGGCGGACCCGGCCCGGAGGCGTCGATCGGCAAGCTGGTCGGCGCGGAACTCAATCAGGAGATCTACCAGTTCTGCATGGATCTGCTCGGGCCCGAGGGCGTGCTGTACCACAGCTACGACATGGACGGCGGCTCCGGCGACGACTGGCGCGGCCCGATCCAGCAGCGCTATCTGCGCAGCCGCGCCAACACCATCGAGGGCGGCACGTCCGAGGTGATGCGCAACATCCTGGGCGAGCGGGTCCTCGGATTGCCCGGTGATCTGCGCGCCGACGCCGGCATGCCGTGGAAGGAGATCCCGCGTGGCTGA